A single Sphingopyxis chilensis DNA region contains:
- a CDS encoding TonB-dependent receptor, whose amino-acid sequence MKSSSLRAARFLRTSALGVSIAMAAVAAPAFAQDAPADAAADAATDDSDDTPIIVTAQGRSQLLSDVPVAISAVSAETLQNSGANDIRQLNQVAPSLLVSSTGSEANGSARIRGIGTVGDNPGLESSVPVFIDGVYRSRSGIGLNELGELDRIEVQRGPQGTLGGRNSSAGLISIYSKKPDFQFGATGEITYGNYDYWRLGGSVTGPITDTLAARLDGVWVKRDGFYNDTANDRDVNNRDRYFLRGQLLFEPTDALSVRLIADYTSRDEECCAATYVGPSVNPYIGNLNNPGVPASDTTNNIVQVLADLGQSLSAFDQGYSRDISVTPGRSFAGKTKDYGFSGQIDYDFGGATLTSITAYREYRSSQAGDVDYGTVDILYRAPDADAYRQFHTFTQELRLQGEAFDGKLDWLVGGFYANEKLRVRDNLRFGEDYGRFATCRIISGGGLAGLYSPASPLCVFPGVGPATIAGASGASGPDILAAFNALDGLSDLGSINDVYRQDGENWALFTHNIFHITDKLDFTFGLRYTNDKKKFSASFTNDNTVCTTVQGLVLDDLSSTNATARALAGALIGLSCQGNSTAELNGVSINDKRSEDEFTGTAILSYKPVDDLMVYASYSRGYKAGGFNLDRSALKSPILPFAAAGGAQALVGALQFDPETVNSYEIGAKYSTGPFGLGLTLFRSDFSSFQLNTFNGTVFLVQNINGCDSDLAGGDRDQSKFTGAPNYNAAAATTGACPTDDVSHGVRSQGFELEASLVPARSFRMTAGLTYAKTKYRGQLVGNDSGAPLDQALRLLPGNNLSNAPELVATGSIAWTPDIGSSGLTGLVYVDGRMTSDYNTGSDLFPQKGQDGYALFNARLGVRGPDEKWGIELWAQNIFNKQYAQVAFNSPFQEGDTSASAAFADPQYPGGRQIFSQFLAEPRTYGVTLRGKF is encoded by the coding sequence ATGAAATCATCTTCCCTTCGTGCTGCCCGTTTTCTCCGCACCAGCGCGCTCGGCGTCTCGATCGCCATGGCGGCGGTCGCGGCCCCGGCCTTCGCGCAGGACGCACCGGCCGATGCGGCCGCGGATGCCGCGACCGACGACAGCGACGATACGCCGATCATCGTCACCGCGCAGGGGCGTTCGCAGCTCTTGTCCGACGTGCCGGTCGCGATTTCGGCGGTGAGCGCCGAAACGCTGCAGAACAGCGGCGCGAACGACATTCGCCAGCTGAACCAGGTCGCGCCGTCGCTGCTCGTTTCGTCGACGGGTTCGGAAGCCAATGGCTCGGCACGTATCCGCGGCATCGGCACGGTCGGCGACAACCCCGGCCTCGAAAGCTCGGTTCCGGTCTTCATCGACGGCGTCTATCGCTCGCGTTCGGGCATCGGCCTCAACGAACTCGGCGAACTCGACCGCATCGAAGTGCAGCGCGGCCCGCAGGGCACGCTCGGCGGCCGCAACTCGTCGGCGGGCCTGATCAGCATCTATTCGAAAAAGCCTGATTTCCAGTTCGGCGCCACCGGTGAAATCACCTATGGCAATTATGATTACTGGCGTCTGGGCGGCAGCGTCACCGGCCCGATCACCGACACGCTCGCCGCGCGCCTCGACGGCGTGTGGGTCAAGCGCGACGGCTTTTATAACGACACCGCGAACGACCGCGACGTGAACAACCGCGATCGCTATTTTCTGCGCGGCCAATTGCTGTTCGAGCCGACTGACGCGCTGTCGGTCCGGCTGATTGCCGATTATACCTCTCGCGACGAGGAATGCTGCGCCGCCACCTATGTCGGCCCGTCGGTCAATCCCTATATCGGCAACCTCAACAACCCCGGGGTTCCCGCCAGCGATACCACGAACAACATCGTCCAGGTGCTGGCCGATCTCGGCCAGTCGCTTTCGGCGTTCGACCAGGGCTATAGCCGCGACATCTCGGTCACGCCGGGACGCAGCTTCGCCGGCAAGACGAAGGATTACGGCTTCTCGGGCCAGATCGACTATGATTTTGGCGGCGCGACGCTGACCTCGATCACCGCGTACCGCGAATATCGGTCGAGCCAGGCGGGCGACGTCGATTATGGCACCGTCGATATCCTCTATCGCGCGCCCGACGCCGACGCCTATCGCCAGTTCCACACCTTCACGCAGGAATTGCGCCTGCAGGGCGAAGCGTTCGACGGCAAGCTCGACTGGCTCGTCGGCGGATTCTACGCCAATGAAAAGCTGCGCGTGCGCGACAACCTCCGCTTCGGAGAAGATTACGGCCGTTTCGCGACGTGCCGCATCATCTCCGGCGGCGGCCTTGCCGGTCTCTACTCGCCGGCCAGCCCCTTGTGCGTCTTCCCCGGCGTCGGGCCGGCGACGATCGCCGGCGCATCGGGTGCTTCGGGGCCCGACATCCTCGCGGCGTTCAATGCGCTCGACGGGCTCAGCGATCTTGGCAGCATCAACGACGTCTATCGTCAGGATGGCGAGAATTGGGCGTTGTTCACGCACAATATCTTCCACATCACCGACAAGCTCGATTTCACCTTCGGGCTCCGCTACACCAACGACAAGAAGAAATTCTCGGCGAGCTTCACCAACGACAACACGGTCTGCACCACCGTGCAGGGGCTGGTGCTCGACGATCTTTCGAGCACGAACGCCACGGCGCGCGCGCTGGCGGGCGCGCTCATCGGCCTCAGCTGTCAGGGCAATTCGACCGCCGAACTCAATGGTGTGTCGATCAACGACAAGCGGAGCGAGGACGAGTTCACCGGCACGGCGATCCTGTCGTACAAGCCGGTCGACGACCTGATGGTCTATGCGAGCTATTCGCGCGGCTACAAGGCGGGCGGCTTCAACCTCGACCGGTCGGCGCTGAAATCGCCGATCCTGCCCTTCGCGGCGGCGGGCGGGGCGCAGGCGCTGGTCGGCGCGCTGCAGTTCGACCCCGAAACGGTGAACAGCTATGAAATCGGCGCCAAATATTCGACCGGACCGTTCGGCCTCGGCCTGACGCTCTTCCGGTCGGATTTCTCGAGCTTCCAGCTCAACACGTTCAACGGCACGGTCTTCCTCGTCCAGAACATCAACGGCTGCGACAGCGACCTCGCCGGCGGCGACCGCGACCAGAGCAAGTTCACCGGCGCGCCGAACTATAACGCCGCGGCGGCGACGACCGGCGCCTGCCCCACCGATGACGTCAGCCACGGCGTCCGGTCGCAGGGCTTCGAACTCGAAGCCTCGCTCGTTCCGGCGCGCAGCTTCCGCATGACCGCCGGCCTGACCTATGCGAAAACCAAATATCGCGGTCAGCTGGTCGGCAATGATTCGGGCGCGCCGCTCGATCAGGCGCTGCGCCTGCTGCCTGGCAACAATCTGTCGAACGCGCCCGAACTGGTCGCGACCGGCAGCATTGCCTGGACCCCCGACATCGGCAGCAGCGGGCTGACCGGCCTCGTCTATGTCGATGGCCGCATGACCAGCGACTATAACACCGGGTCGGACCTGTTCCCGCAGAAGGGACAGGATGGTTATGCACTGTTCAACGCCCGCCTCGGCGTGCGCGGTCCCGACGAGAAATGGGGCATCGAACTCTGGGCGCAGAATATCTTCAACAAGCAATATGCCCAGGTCGCCTTCAACTCGCCGTTCCAGGAAGGCGACACCTCGGCCAGCGCCGCCTTTGCCGACCCGCAATATCCGGGCGGCCGCCAGATTTTCTCGCAGTTCCTTGCCGAACCGCGGACCTATGGCGTGACGCTGCGCGGCAAGTTCTGA
- a CDS encoding TonB-dependent receptor, which yields MKNRRRLTTGLLRASAVGLPLSLGLAAAPAMAQDAAGAEPDDSMIIVTATRRSEALSDVPIAVSAVTGDTLEKTGATDVRALGQVAPSLLVSGATSEVNFTARIRGIGTVGENPGLESSVGLFIDGVYRSRTGVGLSELGDIERVEVLRGPQGTLFGRNSTAGLINIVTKGPELGRFAGKGSLSYGNYDYWRVDGMINAPLGDKAAVRVDGVWQRRDGFIDNATAGEPDINDRDRWLAKGQLLLEPAENITLRLIADYSKRNENCCGGVLLNPVRNLTRGPDGFPVASPNTLLPLLQFLGANHQVPPAGDSFVRRQSTTPGVTYRSDTKDWGVSGELDWDFGGATLTSITAYRDYRNAQGQDADFNTLDILRRTDLDRRFRLFTQELRLQGEAFDGRLDWLVGGYYANEKLDVDDDIVYGADYQRYANCLAAAALAPALINPASATCSNLPAASFPGFQGIAALLGAAPLNGTGNNDSTFAQRSTNYAIFTHNSFDIVEDTLTFTVGARYTHEKKTLAGDANFTNTLCPAIVNSPLQALASLACVINGTAPDIVRGAPGTKFSEGQWTGTAVLSWKPAPEWLIYASASKGYKAGGFNLDYSALDRPCSTTAGSDAQDAACVAALARPENTSGNARPEASDLQFASEKVDAYELGLKWDGPGIDVNLAAFYQDYSNYQLNTFNGVNFEVTNIQACKDDLGTGPTDNSAATGACASDRLKPGVVAKGFEIETFLRPARHLSVNMGLTYVDTLYRRNLVGTGGRALSPVLFQLPGRGVSNAAKYVATAGISWTPPIGGSGLSALVYFDTRLQSDTNTGSDLDVEKVQDGFAVFNGRIGLYGRDRRWGIELWGQNLFNKQYYQIGADMPLQGSGSFRSVAAPAALGFPATANQLFVGFPGEPRTYGVTLRGQF from the coding sequence ATGAAAAACCGTCGCCGCCTTACCACCGGCTTGCTGCGCGCCAGCGCCGTCGGCCTGCCGCTTTCGCTCGGCCTCGCCGCCGCGCCCGCCATGGCGCAGGATGCCGCGGGCGCCGAACCCGACGACAGCATGATCATCGTCACCGCGACGCGCCGCAGCGAGGCGCTGTCCGACGTGCCCATCGCGGTCTCCGCGGTCACCGGCGATACGCTCGAAAAAACGGGCGCGACCGACGTGCGTGCGCTGGGGCAGGTCGCGCCGTCGCTGCTCGTGTCGGGCGCGACGAGCGAGGTCAATTTCACCGCGCGCATCCGCGGCATCGGCACGGTCGGCGAGAATCCGGGCCTCGAATCCTCGGTCGGCCTGTTCATCGACGGCGTCTATCGCAGCCGGACGGGGGTCGGCCTGTCCGAACTCGGCGATATCGAACGCGTCGAGGTGCTGCGCGGTCCGCAGGGCACACTCTTCGGCCGCAACTCGACCGCGGGGTTGATCAACATCGTCACCAAGGGGCCCGAACTCGGCCGGTTCGCCGGCAAGGGGTCGCTATCATATGGCAATTATGATTATTGGCGTGTCGACGGCATGATCAACGCGCCGCTGGGCGACAAGGCGGCGGTGCGCGTCGACGGCGTCTGGCAGCGGCGCGACGGCTTCATCGACAATGCGACCGCCGGCGAGCCCGACATCAACGACCGCGATCGCTGGCTGGCCAAGGGCCAGCTGCTGCTCGAGCCCGCCGAGAATATCACGCTGCGGCTGATTGCCGACTATTCGAAGCGCAACGAGAATTGCTGCGGCGGCGTGCTGCTGAACCCCGTGCGCAACCTGACGCGCGGTCCCGACGGCTTCCCGGTGGCGTCGCCCAACACGCTGCTGCCGCTGCTCCAGTTCCTCGGCGCCAACCATCAGGTTCCACCCGCGGGCGACAGTTTCGTCCGCCGCCAGTCGACGACCCCGGGCGTCACCTATCGGTCGGACACCAAGGATTGGGGTGTGTCGGGCGAACTCGACTGGGATTTCGGCGGCGCGACGCTGACCTCGATCACCGCCTATCGCGACTACAGGAATGCACAGGGCCAGGACGCCGATTTCAACACGCTCGACATATTGCGGCGCACCGACCTCGACCGCCGGTTCCGGCTGTTCACGCAGGAACTCAGGCTTCAGGGCGAAGCGTTCGACGGGCGGCTCGACTGGCTCGTCGGCGGCTATTATGCGAACGAGAAACTCGATGTCGACGATGATATCGTCTATGGCGCCGACTATCAGCGCTATGCCAATTGCCTTGCGGCGGCGGCGCTCGCGCCTGCCCTCATCAACCCCGCCTCGGCGACCTGTTCGAACCTGCCCGCGGCGAGCTTTCCCGGCTTTCAGGGCATCGCCGCGCTACTCGGTGCCGCACCGCTGAATGGCACGGGCAACAATGACTCGACCTTTGCGCAGCGCAGCACCAACTATGCGATCTTTACGCATAACAGCTTCGATATCGTCGAGGATACGCTGACGTTCACCGTCGGCGCGCGCTACACCCACGAAAAGAAGACCCTGGCGGGGGACGCCAATTTCACCAACACCTTGTGCCCCGCGATCGTCAACTCGCCGCTACAGGCGCTCGCGAGCCTCGCCTGCGTGATCAACGGCACCGCGCCGGACATCGTCCGCGGCGCGCCGGGGACGAAGTTCAGCGAGGGCCAGTGGACGGGGACCGCGGTGCTGAGCTGGAAGCCCGCGCCCGAATGGCTGATCTATGCCTCGGCATCGAAGGGTTACAAGGCCGGCGGCTTCAACCTCGACTATTCGGCGCTCGACCGGCCGTGCAGCACCACTGCGGGGTCCGACGCGCAGGATGCGGCCTGCGTCGCGGCGCTCGCGCGGCCCGAGAACACGTCCGGCAACGCGCGGCCCGAAGCGAGCGACCTGCAATTCGCGAGCGAAAAGGTCGACGCCTATGAACTTGGGCTGAAATGGGACGGTCCGGGGATCGACGTCAATCTCGCGGCCTTTTATCAGGACTATAGCAATTACCAGCTCAACACCTTCAACGGCGTCAATTTCGAGGTCACCAATATCCAGGCGTGCAAGGACGACCTGGGGACCGGGCCGACCGACAATAGCGCCGCGACCGGCGCCTGCGCATCCGACCGGCTGAAACCCGGCGTCGTCGCCAAGGGGTTCGAGATCGAGACCTTCCTGCGTCCCGCGCGCCATCTGTCGGTCAACATGGGGCTCACCTATGTCGACACCCTCTATCGCCGCAACCTCGTCGGCACCGGCGGGCGGGCGCTGTCGCCCGTCCTGTTCCAGCTGCCCGGCCGCGGCGTGTCGAACGCCGCCAAATATGTGGCGACCGCTGGGATCAGCTGGACGCCGCCGATCGGCGGCAGCGGGCTGAGCGCGCTCGTCTATTTCGACACGCGCCTCCAGAGCGACACCAACACCGGGTCGGATCTCGACGTCGAAAAGGTCCAGGACGGCTTCGCGGTCTTCAACGGCCGGATCGGCCTCTATGGCCGCGATCGCCGCTGGGGAATCGAGCTGTGGGGGCAGAATCTGTTCAACAAGCAATATTATCAGATCGGCGCCGACATGCCGTTGCAGGGCAGCGGCTCGTTCCGCTCGGTCGCCGCGCCCGCAGCGCTGGGCTTCCCGGCGACCGCAAACCAGTTGTTCGTCGGCTTCCCCGGCGAACCGCGCACCTATGGCGTGACCTTGCGCGGCCAGTTCTGA
- a CDS encoding response regulator, giving the protein MGKTILVVEDNELNLRLFCDLLNAHGYSAHPVRDGRDALAKAREISPDLIIMDIQLPHVSGLELIGQMKADLTLRAVPIMAVTAYAGKGDEEQIRTAGAEAYVSKPISVIKFIESVGAFA; this is encoded by the coding sequence ATGGGCAAGACCATCCTGGTCGTCGAGGATAATGAACTCAACCTGCGCCTCTTCTGCGATCTACTGAACGCCCACGGCTATAGCGCGCATCCGGTGCGCGACGGGCGCGACGCGCTGGCAAAGGCGCGCGAGATTTCGCCTGACCTGATCATCATGGATATCCAGTTGCCGCATGTCAGCGGGCTCGAACTGATCGGGCAGATGAAGGCCGACCTGACGCTGCGCGCGGTGCCGATCATGGCGGTGACCGCCTATGCGGGCAAAGGCGACGAGGAGCAGATCCGCACTGCGGGCGCCGAAGCCTATGTCTCGAAACCGATTTCGGTGATCAAATTCATCGAAAGCGTCGGCGCGTTCGCCTAG
- a CDS encoding DUF3572 family protein: MLEDDAALALHALGWILSDEPRAERLLALTGLAPAELRASLGERATLAAILSFLTAHENDLVACADALQVPPARLAAAAQRLEGTTA; encoded by the coding sequence TTGCTTGAGGATGATGCGGCGCTGGCGCTCCATGCGCTCGGCTGGATATTGAGCGACGAGCCGCGCGCCGAGCGGCTGCTCGCGCTCACCGGGCTCGCGCCCGCCGAGCTGCGCGCTTCACTCGGCGAACGGGCGACGCTCGCGGCGATCCTCTCATTCCTCACCGCCCACGAAAACGACCTTGTCGCCTGCGCCGATGCGTTGCAGGTGCCGCCTGCCCGCCTTGCCGCTGCGGCCCAACGACTTGAAGGAACGACTGCATGA
- a CDS encoding HAD family hydrolase yields the protein MNRPLVITDCDEVLMHMVVPFAEWVDAEHGVIFRIEDASFANALKRKECGTPLEAAEVWPLLDGFFRTEMTRQYPIAGALTAMAAIGAEADIVVLTNVGPEHQQARIDQLALHDFRAPVIGSRGGKGGPVRRLIDEYRPSVAVFIDDLAGHHQSVAETAPDVWRLHLVGEPAIAGKIAPAQYAHARIDDWKEAQRWILARLAENIPAPASEPV from the coding sequence ATGAACCGCCCGCTCGTCATCACCGATTGCGACGAGGTGCTGATGCACATGGTCGTGCCCTTTGCCGAATGGGTCGATGCCGAACATGGCGTGATCTTCCGCATCGAGGATGCGAGCTTTGCCAATGCACTCAAGCGCAAGGAGTGCGGCACGCCGCTCGAAGCGGCTGAAGTGTGGCCGCTGCTCGACGGCTTCTTCCGCACCGAAATGACGCGGCAATATCCGATCGCGGGTGCCTTGACGGCAATGGCGGCGATCGGCGCCGAGGCCGATATCGTCGTCCTCACCAATGTCGGCCCCGAGCATCAGCAGGCGCGGATCGACCAGCTCGCACTCCACGATTTCCGCGCGCCCGTCATCGGTAGCCGCGGCGGCAAGGGTGGGCCGGTGCGTCGCCTGATCGACGAGTATCGGCCTTCGGTTGCGGTTTTCATCGACGACCTTGCCGGCCATCACCAGTCGGTTGCGGAGACCGCGCCCGACGTGTGGCGCCTCCACCTGGTCGGCGAGCCCGCGATCGCGGGCAAGATCGCACCGGCGCAATACGCCCATGCGCGAATCGACGATTGGAAAGAGGCGCAGCGCTGGATATTGGCGCGCCTCGCCGAAAATATCCCCGCCCCGGCCTCCGAGCCGGTTTAA
- a CDS encoding RidA family protein: protein MDIAAKIAELGLELPKPAAPVAAYVPVVEQGGMLYVSGQLPFRDGQVVTGRLGNDMDIAGGQDAAQRVALMLVAQIGQALGGDWSRVERVVKLGVFVNSAPSFTDQAKVANGASELFETLFGDAGRHARAAVGVAVLPLGAAVEADAIVAVKPA, encoded by the coding sequence ATGGATATCGCCGCCAAGATCGCCGAACTCGGCCTCGAGCTGCCCAAGCCCGCCGCCCCGGTCGCCGCCTATGTACCCGTCGTCGAGCAGGGCGGGATGCTTTATGTCAGCGGCCAATTGCCCTTCCGTGATGGGCAGGTGGTCACCGGCCGTCTCGGCAACGATATGGACATTGCCGGCGGGCAGGATGCAGCACAGCGCGTCGCACTGATGCTCGTCGCGCAGATCGGGCAGGCGCTCGGCGGCGATTGGTCGCGCGTCGAGCGCGTCGTCAAGCTCGGCGTTTTCGTCAACAGCGCGCCAAGCTTCACCGATCAGGCGAAGGTCGCGAACGGCGCATCGGAACTTTTCGAAACGCTGTTCGGCGACGCGGGCCGCCATGCGCGCGCCGCAGTCGGCGTCGCGGTGCTACCGCTCGGCGCGGCGGTCGAGGCCGACGCGATCGTTGCGGTGAAGCCAGCTTAA
- a CDS encoding GNAT family N-acetyltransferase: MAEADPPSRTISLGTGVAAIDAATWDALHDGRNPFVGHAFLSLLEESGSVGPGTGWQAAPLLIEDAAGALVAAAPAYLKSHSQGEYVFDHAWADAWARAGGDYYPKLQIAAPFTPVPGPRLLAKDSADALLLLRAAEAVVRQNGLSSAHATFVAPEQMPLFEEAGWLVRRDIQFHFANSGYASFDDFLGTLNSQKRKQLRKERLRAVEGLRIEELTGAAIRPEHWDAMWLFYQDTGARKWGHPYLTREAFDLMGAAMAEKIILLIAYDAEERPVAGALHFLGADTLYGRYWGCLAEIPYLHFELCYYRAIDIAIARRLSRVEAGAQGGHKLARGYGPVATWSAHFIADPGFRRAVADYLQQERQAEAVEMEWLEGHTPFKRKG, translated from the coding sequence GTGGCCGAAGCCGACCCACCCTCACGGACGATTTCGCTCGGTACGGGCGTCGCCGCAATCGATGCGGCGACGTGGGACGCGCTACACGACGGCCGCAATCCCTTCGTCGGCCATGCCTTCCTTTCGTTGCTCGAGGAATCGGGCAGCGTGGGGCCGGGCACGGGCTGGCAGGCCGCACCCTTGCTGATCGAGGATGCGGCCGGCGCGCTCGTCGCCGCCGCGCCCGCCTATCTGAAATCGCACAGCCAGGGCGAATATGTCTTCGACCATGCGTGGGCCGATGCGTGGGCGCGCGCCGGGGGCGATTATTATCCGAAGCTTCAGATTGCGGCACCCTTCACCCCCGTCCCGGGGCCGCGCTTGCTGGCGAAAGACAGCGCCGACGCGCTGCTGCTGCTCCGCGCGGCCGAGGCGGTGGTGCGGCAGAACGGCTTGTCATCGGCGCATGCGACCTTCGTCGCCCCCGAACAGATGCCGCTGTTCGAGGAGGCCGGCTGGCTCGTCCGCCGCGATATCCAGTTCCATTTCGCGAATAGCGGCTATGCCAGCTTCGACGATTTCCTTGGCACGTTGAATTCGCAGAAGCGCAAGCAATTGCGCAAGGAAAGGCTCCGTGCCGTCGAAGGTTTGCGCATCGAGGAACTGACGGGAGCGGCGATCCGTCCCGAGCATTGGGACGCGATGTGGCTATTCTATCAGGATACCGGCGCGCGCAAATGGGGGCATCCGTACCTCACGCGCGAGGCTTTCGACCTGATGGGCGCGGCGATGGCGGAGAAGATCATCCTGCTCATCGCCTATGATGCGGAGGAGCGGCCGGTCGCCGGCGCGTTGCACTTCCTGGGCGCCGACACACTTTATGGCCGCTATTGGGGATGCTTGGCCGAGATCCCGTATCTGCATTTCGAGCTATGCTATTATCGCGCGATCGACATCGCGATCGCACGCAGGCTTTCGCGGGTCGAAGCGGGTGCACAGGGCGGGCACAAGCTTGCCCGCGGCTATGGCCCGGTCGCGACCTGGTCGGCGCATTTCATCGCCGATCCCGGCTTTCGCCGCGCGGTCGCGGACTATCTGCAACAGGAGCGACAGGCCGAGGCGGTCGAGATGGAATGGCTGGAGGGACACACACCCTTCAAGCGGAAGGGCTGA
- the panC gene encoding pantoate--beta-alanine ligase yields the protein MQIIRDIAMLHRAVTALKQGGKSVALVPTMGSLHDGHLSLVRMAKRVADHAVVSIFVNPTQFGPNEDFDAYPRDEARDAAMLVEEGTSLLWAPDVATMYPAGHSTRIEVAELGADYCGAARPGHFDGVATVVAKLFNQVRPDVAIFGEKDWQQLAIIRRMARDLDFAIDILGAPIARDTDGLALSSRNAYLSNEQRAAAAAFPGALNAAAKAIAGGADVAETLAKAEAVIVGGGFESVDYVALAEADSLERLSAFRRPARLLAAARIGKTRLIDNLPVG from the coding sequence GTGCAAATCATCCGTGACATCGCGATGCTGCACCGTGCCGTTACGGCACTGAAGCAGGGAGGGAAGAGCGTCGCGCTCGTGCCCACCATGGGGTCGCTGCACGACGGCCACCTCTCGCTCGTCCGCATGGCGAAGCGCGTCGCCGACCACGCCGTCGTGTCGATCTTCGTCAATCCGACCCAGTTCGGCCCGAACGAGGATTTCGACGCCTATCCGCGCGACGAGGCGCGCGACGCCGCGATGCTCGTCGAGGAAGGCACCAGCCTGCTCTGGGCGCCCGACGTCGCGACGATGTACCCCGCCGGTCACAGCACGCGTATCGAGGTCGCCGAACTTGGCGCCGATTATTGCGGCGCTGCGCGCCCCGGCCATTTCGACGGCGTCGCGACCGTCGTCGCCAAATTGTTCAACCAGGTCCGCCCCGACGTTGCGATCTTCGGCGAAAAGGACTGGCAGCAGCTCGCGATCATCCGCCGCATGGCGCGCGACCTCGATTTCGCGATCGACATATTGGGCGCGCCGATCGCGCGCGATACCGACGGCCTCGCGCTGTCTTCGCGCAACGCCTATCTGTCGAACGAACAGCGCGCGGCGGCGGCCGCCTTTCCGGGCGCGCTGAACGCGGCGGCAAAGGCGATCGCGGGCGGCGCCGACGTCGCCGAGACGCTCGCCAAGGCCGAGGCGGTGATCGTCGGGGGCGGTTTCGAGAGCGTCGATTATGTCGCGCTCGCCGAGGCCGACAGCCTTGAAAGATTGAGCGCTTTCCGCAGGCCCGCACGCCTGCTCGCGGCGGCACGGATCGGAAAAACGCGGCTCATCGACAATCTGCCGGTAGGCTGA